A stretch of DNA from Candidatus Hydrogenedentota bacterium:
CGAGATCCATGGCGAGCTTTGCGTACTCGTCCACTTTTTCGCGCGGGCCGGAGATAATGATCACGTTGGTGGAGGAGTTGGCGGAGAAGGCCATGGCGGTGGCTTCCGGAGAGCCAACAAGAATGCCGTCGAGGGTGGTCTTGACGTCATCGGCTTGCGCGTTTTTGAGCGGGACCATGCGTGTGGCACGGCGGGCAGCAACGGCTTCGTCGTAGGTGACGATGCGGTAGATGCCTTCTTCTTCGACAATGCCAAGGCCGTTCATGCGGAGAACCATATCCATGGCTTTGCGAAGGGGGATGTTCTTCATATCGGCGGTAACGGTGCCAACGACTTCAGTGCCAGCGATGACGTTCACCCCTGCCTTCTTGGCGAGGAGTGAAACGACCTGGCTGAGATCCATTTCGCGGAAGTCGATGTTGACCAGTTGATCCATCGGGTCCATGCCCGCGGGCAGTTTGACACGGTCGGGTTCATCCAAATCCGGTACAAGGGATTCGGATTTGACCTGTTTGGGCTTCGCGGCCTTCTTATCGGGTGCCGGTGCTTCCTCTTGAGGAGCGGGGGAGGAGGCAGGCTCTTCGGTTGCCGGTTGCTCGGAGGCCGCAGGCTTTTCTTCGGGAGCCGAAGGAGAAGGAGCAACAGGCTCTTCGGCTTTGGGCTTCGACTTCGCGTCGGCTTCGATGGCATCACGCAATTTGTCGAGCTTGGGCTTTTCCTCGGCGGGCGGTTGTGGCTCGGGTTCCGGCGACGCGGGAAGGGGCTCGGGAGCAGCCGCAGGCTTGGGAGCCGGGGCGGGTTTTTCGGTGGCAGCGGCCAAGAGAATAGGTTCGGGCTTCTTTTCTTCAGCAGCCGGTTTAGCGACTGGGGGCTCGATAACGGGCGTGTCGGTGACAACAGTCACTTCGGAGCGCGTCATCTTGGGCGCGGGCGCAGGCTCGGGCTTAGCTTGCTCGGGCTGCGGCGTTGGTTCGGGAGCCGTTGTCTTTTCGGGTTCAAGAGGCTTCGTTTCTACGAGTTTGGGACCTTGGGGGGGCAGAGCGACTTCCGCGGGGGCCGGGGTCGGTTCCGCTTTGGGCATTGCAGGTGCGGCCGGGGTCTTGGCGCGCTCGTCGGCCAACTGTTGCAGCATGCGGCGCATGTTGGCGAATGGATCAGCGTTGGAGGTGGACTGCGATTGGGTCTCGCCGGTGGCCACGACTACGGCAGATGGCGTCTGCAGATCTTGAGCGGCAGTCTCGACGGTAACTGGTGCAACGGCCTGAATCTCATCCTTGGAGGCCGTTTTCGTTTCTTCGGTCACTTTGACCGGTTTGGCACCGCCCGCGTCGTTGTTGGTCAATGTGATTTCGGACTTGGGAGCGGCGTCCGCTTTTTCTTTGCCGAGGCGGGCAAGTTCGTCCGCGAGTACCGTGAGGGGAACAGGGGACTGCTTCACTTCGGGCTTGGGGGCATCAGCCAGAACGATGCTTGGTTCGGCCTTGTATTTCTTGGAGCGTGTGGTTTTGTCTTTGGAAGACTTGGCTTCCAGCGCGAAAGTGACTTTGCCCGCTGCCAGGTCGATAGAAGGTTTGGCTTCTTTCTTGAGCTCAAGGACAAATCGTGCGATGAAATGGGGTTCCATCGCATAGATACTGGAGCGAACAGTCTTGAGGTACTTGGAGTCTGAAGCAGCGGTGATTTCTTTGCCGGACTGGAAGTAGACGCTGTCGTAGAAGTCGATGACGAGGCGTTTGCCCTTGTCGAGGTAGAACCAGTCGAACTCGGGGGCTCCATCGAGGGTGATGACCAGCGAGGGTGAGGCGGAGTCGCCCTGCAAATCCGCCGTCAGGATGGCTGCGGATTTCTCGGCAGTCTCGAGCAGTTTAGCGGTGGGTTCTCCCGAACCGGCTTTTGCAAGCGCGGCGCGAACGACCTCCTGCTTCTGCCTAGCGATGTCCGTGTCTTGAGCGGTTGCGCTCACCCACACGGCGATCAGCCCGGCTACAATTGCCAGGGCCCAAGCTCTTCTTGCCGGTAACATTGCTTACCGCTCCTCCATCTCGAGTGGAACCAAGACGTTGTTCAGGTTCAGGATGACCCGGTCTTTTTCGATGTCGTGGACTTTCACGCCCGTATCGGGGAACTCGAAGCCTCGGGTCACGATATCGTCATTAATCACTGCCATTGGATCGCGCTTGTCCCACAGGATGCCTGTGAGGCGCAGATTGCGAAGAATTTGCTGGACGTCCTCTTGGGATGTCTCTTGGCCCTCGGCGCCGGGCTGAGAAACTGCAAGGCGCATGGGGGCCATGGGGCCCACGAGAGGCGTCATGGGATTGATTCGGGTACGTTCTTGGTCGTAGTCGAAGGTTACTTCTTGAATGCTGGCGATTAGCGCATCGATATCGACTTCGGCCTTCTGGAACTGCGAACGGTTGGCTGCGGCTCCATTGGGCGCGCCAGCGGGTTTGGCGGCGGCGGCAGGCTGTCCGGCAGGTGTGGCGGGGGTGGCAGGACCGCCAGCGGCAGCTTCCTGCTGCGCCTTCTTAAAGTTTTCCTGATAGATGCGATCCTGCTCGGACTGCGTCAAGAAGGGTCTCAGAACAAAGAACAGGGCTACGAGGCCGAGCACGCCGAGTAGGATGAGTTTCTTAGTTTGCTTGTTCATGACTTGCCTCCCGGCTGCGGAGCCGCGGCTGGTGTGGAGGCTGTCTGCGCGGCTTGCTTAGTCGGAGCGGCAGTGGCCAGGAAGCGGTATGTGCTGAGGGTGAAAGTGGCTTTGGAGACGCCGTTGTCTTCTTCTTCGACCTTGAGGTTGGAGATCTTGATGTAGCGCTCGTAGCGTTCGAGCTTGTTGATGAAGCTGGCGGTCTGGTGGAAGCTGCCGAAGGTGGAGACGCTGTAGGGAATGGTTTCCTTGCGTTCGTCGCTGATGCGCTGTTCGGGTTTCATGGCGTGCTTGAGGCCTACTTCGTTCGCGAGGATTTCAAACTGGCGAACCATGTCGGGGATATCGCGTTCGGAAGGCAGACGCTTTTCGAAACTCGAAACGAGCGTACGCGTCTTTTCGGTTTCTTCACGCAGCTTTGCAATTCCCGCCTGCTTGCGCTTGGCTTCGGCAATATCGGCGAGGACTGCTTTGTCTTCCGTGGTTAGTTCGTCGTAATTCTGCGCCATGCCGCGGTGTACAAAGAAGATGTAGACCACGATTACACCGGCGATGATGGCGAGCATGGCACCAACTGCCATCCAGTCTTTGGGAGTGACTTTGCCTCGGAGTGCATCCATCATTGTTGTTGCCCTCCGGTCGCAATGAGGAATTCCAGGGTGAATTTTTTCACAGGGAAGTCCTCGAACTCCGTGTTCTGGAACGACGGAGAGTCCAATTGGAACAGGGATGTGAATTCGGGGTCGGTAGTCAACGCGTCCGTGAGGGGGCTTACGTCCTGGCTGCCGTCTGCGGCTTCCACCACATAACCCGACACACGGAGGATGGGCCGGTTGACCGTCTTCATTTTCGTTTCGGGCAGTTTGGTCTGTGGGTTGATCTTGGGTTTACCCGTCTGCGGATCCAGTACTGGTTCCGGGACTTGGTAGGCTTTGGTAGTCACTTCGACTTCGCTGTACCACACGTTGTCGGGCGTGAGGCGCGCCAGGTTCCACAGTTGGCGTGACCAGATGATTCGTTCTTTGGCGATTTCATCAATCGTCATGAGCTTATCGGCGAGTTGTATTTTGAGGGTCTCGAGTTCGTTCGACTCGTCGACGATAGGTTGGAGCTTCTCCATTTCCGCCTTGTGTTCTGCCAAGTCTCCTTTGATCGAGGCGATTGCAGCCTGAGTCGAGACGAACGAGACGCCGATGCCCAGCACGACGAGGACGAACAAGGCCGCGCAAAGGACATAGGGCAAGGCGGAGCGCTTTATGGGGCGCAGGTGATGGGGGAGTAGGTTGATTTGAATCATAGGTCGGCCATCCCTCGCGCCGCGAGACCCACGGCCACCATGAATTGGGCCGGTTGGTTGAGCATGGGGCTGATGAGGTGATCCTGGCCTAACAGCAGTGCGCTGTGGGTCGGGTCAGCCAACTCGACGGGGGCGCCTAATTCTTCGGCGAGGGTTTCGCGCAGCAAGGGCAGATGCGCGACGCCTCCGCTGAGGATCAGGCGGTCGACCGGGTGCTCGTAGAGTTGTTGTTCGTAGTAGTCGAATGAACGTCGGATTTCGCTGACAAGTCGCGCGAACGGCATCGCAAGTACTTCGCCGAGGCTTTTTTCTTCGGCGGCTTTTGGCGCCGAGGCTTTCACTTTAGCGGACCCCGGCTCTTCAAGGCCGGAGAGTTCTTCGTCGAGCGGGTCGAGTAAACCTCCGCCCAAATCGCCAAGAATGTCTTTCTTAGGGGGCTCTGGAGGTTCGGGTTCCTCTTCCACTTCGGGCAGTGGGGGAGGCGCAGGCGGCGCAGGCGCGCCGGACTGAATCAGAAGTTTTTCCGCTTCGTTCAATTCGACGCGACGGGCTTTTGCAATGGCTTGGATCAGTTCGCGAGAACCCCAGCTTACGTCGCGGATGAAATTGGATTTGCCATCCTTCACGAAATGGATACTGGTAGTGGTTGCTCCGAGGTTGATGAGCGCCACCGATTCGCCGACGCGCAGAAAGTCGCAGGCTTCGGCGGCATCGGCCAGGGCGAGACTGTCAACGCTGAGCGCTGAGTAGGCGATTTCAGCTTCTTGCGCGATCTGTACGCGGGATTCAATCACTTCATACCGGGCCGCGACCAAGAGCACCTTCATCATGTTCTTTCCGGCTTCAGAGACTTCGTCGAGAAGGGCCCAGTCGAGAAAGACTTCGGAAAGTTCGTAAGGGATGTTCTGTCCGGCCTCTTTTTCGATGGCGGCTGCGAGGTCGCTTTCGGGCATTTTGGGGAGACGCGGATATCGAATGACGACGGTTTGTCCGGGCAAGGCGCCAACGACGTAGTTTTGCACCGTTGAGATGCTTCGGAGCGCCTCGCGAACCGCAGTGGCTTGTGCCAAGACGGGATCCGCGTTGAGCTGGTTCCGATCGCACGCGTAGTATCCCGCGTTTTCGATGCGGATGCGCCCAGCGTATCGAGACATTTGCACAGCTTTAACGGAATGTGTGCCGATGTCGATGCCGAGGGCCTTGGTTGGTCGTGAAAACAGCACGGCGACGTGCGCTCCCTACCACCCCGTCAGAACCCGAAGGGTTCGTGGAGGGCCTGTTATCCCATCAATCAAAACACGAAAGGCCATAGAAAGAATGCCTTTACAGTTCCTCACAGTGTCAAGGTAGCAAATATCGAACTTTCTGTCAATACTTAATCTCGATTTAGCCGAGTTGACTTGGAATTCACTGGGCCTTTACTTAGTGTCAAATAGTAAGTAGAAAGTTGAGAGCTACAATATATGGAGTTAGATCCGGGATTATAGCCCTGTCATTTTCCCAATGAACTGTGGGTTATTCAATTGACATACCCCATGTCTCGCAGTGGAAGTCCCGGAGGAATTGTCTCATTATTATCCGATTATGTCAACTATTAATTTCTATACAAAGAATAAAGCGGGACAAAGGCTGTCCCGCTGAGAACTTCCCCGCACTATGCCGTTGAGTGGATAGCCTTTGAACCTGCCCACTAAGGGGGTGCCCTCACGATAGCCGGTCGACTTCCGCTCGTGGCGGCTTGCCGTTGGCTACAACGGATATTGGGCTCCCGGTTCAATTGCTAAGGTACAAAGCTAATCCAACCCTGTCGAACATGGCAGGGAAAAGCAACATTCCAAGAGAAATTGTAGCAAAGGGCGGGGGGGGCGTCAACACGGCTGCAGAGGCACTGAGCTGGACGGGCACGGACTAACACGGACTAACACGGACGGAACCGGACGGGACGGACCGACACGGAAGGGACGGACCGACACGGAAGGGACGGACCAGCATGGACGGGAACGCATAGCAGCAGCCTAACGCTGTGCATGGGCACGAATGAGTGCCGACTTAAACTGCTAACGCGTAAGAAGTTGAGGCTATGCCGCGAGGATTCTTCGCGAACGCAGTCTGGTTGCGGAGGTTAGCCTTGTATCCTGCTGCATGTCTCGAAAGCACGGTGGTTGCGGGAAGCAGCCGGTATGCTTGTTAGGAAGCCGGACAAGTTCTTCTTGGTGTAAGGGGTATAGGTATGGTTTGCTTGTGTGTGATTATCGTGATCTCAAACGATCACTTTAGCAGATCAAAGATAGAAGTAAATTGACATTCTGGACTGTTGTAATGGATAATGAGGATGAGCGCGGTTTTAGGCGTGGGGTATGCCCGCGTCAGGGGGCGGAAACCAACCCGGCCTTATATAGAGGCAGAGTGCAAGGCACTGTCGTGGGGGCGACTGTGTCAAGTTCGGGGACAAGATCTTTAGTAAAGCGATAGTACTGAATTGAGTGCCCAGAAGTTTCGTTGCGGACGGGCTGGTTTGGCTTGGGTGTGTAAGCGCCTGGGTTGAGACCGAACGCTGAACACGACGGACAGGGGAATCTGTCCGGCAGTTAGCGAACCGTTCGAGGGGACCCGTACCGGCGGGATGGCGCGGGCTGCCTGGCCCGGCCGTGCGCCCGAAAGGGTGTCGTGAGTACTGTAATCGCAGTGACTTGCCTTAGGACGCAGATTCGATGCGTCCGCAATTGCGGTTTTGCCGCGAATCACATCTCTATATGCACCTATTTAAGCATCCCGTCAGGAGAGACAAGCGGAGGGTGAACCATGATTAAGCAGATGAGAATCTCGTCGAAACTACTGTTGTCGTTTCTGTTGGTGGCCCTCGTAGGGGCAGTCGTTGGATTCATCGGCGTATGGAACATCACGACAATAAGCAACACGACGCGGAACTTTGCGAATGTCGATTCGCCGAGTATCACGTATTTGATCAAGATCAATCGAGACTTGGAGAAGGCGCGTAGTCATTGCCGTGCCCTGATCAGCCAGAGGCTTTTGGGGGATGCGCGAATTGAGGAACACAGTAGTCTGAACGATACACTTGGAACGCTCCAAGTGAGCATCGACAAATTCAACGCGCTTCCCAAGGATGATGCTTATGCCGAGGAATGGAAGAAGTTCCAACCCCTGTATGCGACGTGGCAGAAGACAGTCGCGTCACTTGAGGAAACGGTGAAGGCCCTGGAAGACGGCGGGGTAATCAATGCTGCGGGTATTTCAAGTCAGTTGGAGACGATTCGCGCGGATCACTATCAACTTCTGGCGCGTTTGCGCGTGATGACAGAGGGCGGGGCGGCAGTTGAGGGCGGTGAGGATCACACGGCGTGCGCGATGGGAAAGCTCATTGAGAATCCCTCGAATACGAACAAAGTGATCTTGGACGCGTTGGCGTCTGCTAAAGAGCCGCATGCGAAATTTCACGAAAGCGTGAAACGGATCAAAGCATCGGTTGCAGCCGGAAATTCGGCGGAAGCGGCGCGCATCCTTTCAGAGGAGACGACGCCTACGGCGATGGATGTGCTGAGCAAAGTGACGCAGGGCAACTCCATGCAGGAAGTTCAGAAGGCTGTGGCGTTGCAGCGGCAGGCGCAAGAGACGGCGTATAAGACGCTGCAGGCGGATCACCGGGCGGCGCGATCGGTCATTCAAGACTTGGAGGAGAAGTATCAGGAAGATGTCAATGCGAAGGCGACGTCAGCGGTGGACGGCGCAAACCGCAGTCGAACATTTATGCTTGTGTCTTTGTTTGCGGGAATTGTGCTGGCGGTGGCTCTGGCCGTTGTGGTGACGCGGGCAATTACGAAACCGATCAACGCCATAGTTGGGACGTTGACGGCGGGAGCGGAGCAGGTTGCGTCGGCATCGAATCAGGTTGCGCAATCGAGTCAGCAAATGGCGCAGGGGGCTAGCGAGCAGGCATCGAGCCTTGAGGAGACTTCGGCGTCGTTGGAGCAGATGGCATCCATGACGCGGCAGAATGCGGATGCCACGGAGAAGGCTCTGAGGATGACGCAGGAGGCGCGCGGCGACGCCGAACGAGGGCGGGATGCATCAACGCGCATGGTGAGCGCGATCAGTCAAATCAAGTCGTCGTCGGACCAGACGGCGAAGATTCTGAAGACCATTGACGAGATAGCGTTTCAGACGAATCTGCTGGCATTGAACGCTGCTGTGGAAGCGGCGCGAGCAGGCGAGGCGGGCAAGGGGTTTGCGGTCGTGGCGGAAGAGGTGCGCAATTTGGCGCAGCGTTGCGCGGAAGCGGCGCGAAATACGGCGTCTTTGATAGAAGAATCGCAGAAGAATGCGGACGGCGGTGTCACGGTGTCGACCGAGGTGACGGGATTGCTCGGGCAGATTGCGTCGCAGGTTCAAAAGGCGGAGCAGTTGATTCGAGAAGTTGCGGCGGGGAGTCGTGAACAGGCGCAAGGCATCGATCAGATCAACATCGCGGTTGCTCAGATGGACAAGGTAACGCAGATCAATGCGGCGACGTCGGAGGAGACCGCATCGGCGAGCGAGGAGTTGTCGGCGCAGTCGGAACAATTACACGAAGCCATTACCGAATTGGTCGTCGTTGTAGAAGGGGCGCGGGCTCAGTCTGCTCAGGGGGCACTTGGTGAGAAGGACAAGGTGTGGTCCGTTCGACGGGCAGCGCCTCCCGCGCCTGTAAAAAAGTTGAATGTGGGTGAGCGTCGCAAGACGGTGGCCAAGAGCGGGCTGTTGAAGGTCCCGACAGGAAGTGACGTGAAGTCGCCCGAGCACGTGATCCCATTAGAAGGCGAGGACATGGCGGATTTTTAGGTCAAGATAGCTGATTTTCTATGAGGCGGCCGCCACACATGGATTGCGGTGTGCGTTAAGTGGGCGAGTCCGCAGGGTGAGTCTAAGAACCGCGAGAGCCCTAAGGGTCGTAGGTGGAAGGCAGTCTTCCAGATTGGGAAGGCTGCCTTTGATTGTTTGGCGCTCTTTCAGAGCGGCCGTTAGGGAGGGTTGGTTACCTAGGGCGGCGTCCTCCTTGGCCTCTCGACTGCGTCTCGGGGCTTCGGAAGACTCTGCCCTAGGCAATCGTGTTGTGCGCCTGCGGCGCGGAGGAGGGGTCTGGACATAATTAACAGGATTCACACGATGGGATACCAGCCGGATCGCAGGAAGTGAAATCGGGCGTGAGTCCTTGGAGTGTGAGTCTTGATCATGGCATGTACGCATTTCTTGATCCGTCGGCGCAGGTGCGCTAGGCTTGGATTGTACTTGTATGGAAGCCTAGTAGTGCTCGTGCGGCCGCTGGTATGAACGGTTGAGTTGTGGCGAGGGACAGACGGGCACGTTGGGGAGTTGGCGCGGTGCGGCGCTGATTGGGGGAACGAAAAACACTGAATCAAGTGCCGACTTGTCGGATTGCGAATTAACTGAGAGTTGAAGGGCCAGCAGACCTGTGTTTCGTGTTCGAGCCTAGTCCGCATCTTGCGTCGCCGCAACTGAGAGTTGGCGCAGAATGCCGATGTGCCGAGCTTTACGGTTATGCCATGAGAATTCCGGACTAACCATTCAACGGAAGGGGGAAATCATGAAACGTAATGTGGGGATTGCCTTGGTTCTGTTGCTTGTAGTGGGCGTTGGCGCTTGGCGATTGATGCCGAGTAAGCCGGAACCGGCTCCGCCGCCAGTGAAGTCTGAAGTGCCTAAGCCTGAGCCGGCCAAGGTTGAGCCGCCGCAGCAGGAGGCTTCCCTTCCGGTAGAGCCCGTGCAAATAGATACCGCGCCAGTGCCTGAGCCGGCCACCGAGCCCGCGCCGGTGGACCCGGATGACCCCTTTGGCGGTAAGCCGATCACGGTGGAGACGCTCACGGGTTGCAAGGAAGTACAGATGCTCGACAAGACGCCGCTGGTGATTGAGTACGCGCGGAATGGCGTATGGAAAGTGAATGGCAATGACCGTGCGAAGTGGACGATTGAGGGGAATCGGGTGAAGATTTACAAGGACGGCACGGACGAAGTGCATTATGTGGATATTGTTGAGAATAAGCTGGTCTATAACGGCAAGACGATCAAGATGACGCGGTAGTCGGTGGGGGGGGGCTGCGGTCGTAAGAGTGGACTAACACGGACTAACACGGACGAACATGGACGAGGTGGAGACCTTCGGTCGTAAGAGTGGCACGGTCCGGAGACCATGCCACAACATGAGGGGGCACGGACTGGCGCGGACGAACATGGGCAGCAGGGGCAGCAGGGATAAATAAATGCCGAGAGTATTAGGGCCTCGCCCCGCACGTTGTGTGCGGAGCGAGGCTCTTGTGTGTGAGGACGGCTTTACAGGGTTATGCTGTTATTCCCAGCAGCCGAGGCCGTCGAATGGATCGATGTCGGGAGTAACATAGATTCGGGTCGTGAAGACCTGAGCGCCCAGGTCCGCTTCTACGAAGTAGGCGGTCCAGCCTTGTGCAGGAGGCGGGCAGTAACCGATGTAGGTGCCGTTGCCCTGCTGAGGCAGATCGGAACTCGTGTAGATTGCGCCGACCGTTTCGAGACGGAAGTCGCGCGCGGTTGGGTTTGTGGCTTGCCACAGTTTCACGGAGTCTGGGGTCTTGGAGGTCGTCACGGTGATGGCGCCGTTGCCGTCGACGGTCCAGTCGATGTACGGGTTGTCATAACCGTAGACCTGGTTGAAGCCCCAGGAGAAGATCTGATAGATGTTGTCATAATCATCTATCACGCCTTCCATGTAGTGGTCCTTGTTCGGGAAGTAGCGAAGCCGCATATCAGCCTGGTTGGGCAGTTCATCCAAGTAGAACCGGGAAGAGTCCGGCAGGAAGAACTGGTCGCTGGAACCGTTGATGATAAGCGCGGGCATCGTGAACTTCGAGATGAACCTGTAGGGGTCCACGATGTTTTGCAGATCGGGTGCAAGCGGGTCGTTCGCAGCGCGGCAGAACAGATCGAAGTCGACGTAATCCTGGATCGCGGGCGAGTAGGATCCGTAGGCTTCCCAGTGGTGCTCGACCTGCTTGTGGAGCTGGAAGACGTCGATTACGAGGGGTACGACGCAGGCAACGCGGGGATCGACGGCTGCGGTCAGCCACGTGGTCCATCCGCGTTTGGAAGCGCCGACCACGATGAACTTATCGGCTGTCTTCACTTCTTTCTGGATGAAGTTCATGCCTTTCACGGCGGCTTTGACCATGGCGGCGTGCGCAGCCCAGGTCCAGTCGCCGGTGGTGAGGACTTTGTCCAAGCTGTAGGCGAGGACTTCGTCTTCGGTTCGGGCATTGTTCACTTCGTCTGCAAAGTAGAGGGGTTGATTGGGCACCTGATCGATTTGGGCATAAATGGAGCCGAGCGCAATGGCCGCCGCGGCAATTGTCCCGTCGGGTGACGGGTGCTTAAGCGGATAGCTGCCGCCGT
This window harbors:
- a CDS encoding AMIN domain-containing protein; its protein translation is MLPARRAWALAIVAGLIAVWVSATAQDTDIARQKQEVVRAALAKAGSGEPTAKLLETAEKSAAILTADLQGDSASPSLVITLDGAPEFDWFYLDKGKRLVIDFYDSVYFQSGKEITAASDSKYLKTVRSSIYAMEPHFIARFVLELKKEAKPSIDLAAGKVTFALEAKSSKDKTTRSKKYKAEPSIVLADAPKPEVKQSPVPLTVLADELARLGKEKADAAPKSEITLTNNDAGGAKPVKVTEETKTASKDEIQAVAPVTVETAAQDLQTPSAVVVATGETQSQSTSNADPFANMRRMLQQLADERAKTPAAPAMPKAEPTPAPAEVALPPQGPKLVETKPLEPEKTTAPEPTPQPEQAKPEPAPAPKMTRSEVTVVTDTPVIEPPVAKPAAEEKKPEPILLAAATEKPAPAPKPAAAPEPLPASPEPEPQPPAEEKPKLDKLRDAIEADAKSKPKAEEPVAPSPSAPEEKPAASEQPATEEPASSPAPQEEAPAPDKKAAKPKQVKSESLVPDLDEPDRVKLPAGMDPMDQLVNIDFREMDLSQVVSLLAKKAGVNVIAGTEVVGTVTADMKNIPLRKAMDMVLRMNGLGIVEEEGIYRIVTYDEAVAARRATRMVPLKNAQADDVKTTLDGILVGSPEATAMAFSANSSTNVIIISGPREKVDEYAKLAMDLDVKEPTLPTVTEPVKLNYLEPKAAKPIAESMITKEIGKIETDEVGRHIIVTDIPVVVEQIREMLTTIDKPAKQVAIDSLIVDAVLRDASQTGVNWLLEALRRHSTNGDLVSDVSQLDFESTLGNIGAEALDAGVLTLGILSNEVRLTSSIAAEVQSRNAEILANPSVVTIENKPATISIVQEYPYQEITQGLTGPPVASTEFKPIGVTLDVTPRIAHDNTTIVDVQAKQSSVSGLTEDGIPIEDKREAQTTLRAPDGRTIFIGGLRNVSDRLSVSKVPVLGDIPVLNLAFRNRDLEKVNTELLIFLTCRVMGEELPELTPSQKTEFEKIGTVPEVPDSQRAMFRDIGKPQEMRDPAWKWRRPK
- a CDS encoding type 4a pilus biogenesis protein PilO, with protein sequence MMDALRGKVTPKDWMAVGAMLAIIAGVIVVYIFFVHRGMAQNYDELTTEDKAVLADIAEAKRKQAGIAKLREETEKTRTLVSSFEKRLPSERDIPDMVRQFEILANEVGLKHAMKPEQRISDERKETIPYSVSTFGSFHQTASFINKLERYERYIKISNLKVEEEDNGVSKATFTLSTYRFLATAAPTKQAAQTASTPAAAPQPGGKS
- a CDS encoding pilus assembly protein PilM, translated to MLFSRPTKALGIDIGTHSVKAVQMSRYAGRIRIENAGYYACDRNQLNADPVLAQATAVREALRSISTVQNYVVGALPGQTVVIRYPRLPKMPESDLAAAIEKEAGQNIPYELSEVFLDWALLDEVSEAGKNMMKVLLVAARYEVIESRVQIAQEAEIAYSALSVDSLALADAAEACDFLRVGESVALINLGATTTSIHFVKDGKSNFIRDVSWGSRELIQAIAKARRVELNEAEKLLIQSGAPAPPAPPPLPEVEEEPEPPEPPKKDILGDLGGGLLDPLDEELSGLEEPGSAKVKASAPKAAEEKSLGEVLAMPFARLVSEIRRSFDYYEQQLYEHPVDRLILSGGVAHLPLLRETLAEELGAPVELADPTHSALLLGQDHLISPMLNQPAQFMVAVGLAARGMADL
- a CDS encoding MCP four helix bundle domain-containing protein, which gives rise to MIKQMRISSKLLLSFLLVALVGAVVGFIGVWNITTISNTTRNFANVDSPSITYLIKINRDLEKARSHCRALISQRLLGDARIEEHSSLNDTLGTLQVSIDKFNALPKDDAYAEEWKKFQPLYATWQKTVASLEETVKALEDGGVINAAGISSQLETIRADHYQLLARLRVMTEGGAAVEGGEDHTACAMGKLIENPSNTNKVILDALASAKEPHAKFHESVKRIKASVAAGNSAEAARILSEETTPTAMDVLSKVTQGNSMQEVQKAVALQRQAQETAYKTLQADHRAARSVIQDLEEKYQEDVNAKATSAVDGANRSRTFMLVSLFAGIVLAVALAVVVTRAITKPINAIVGTLTAGAEQVASASNQVAQSSQQMAQGASEQASSLEETSASLEQMASMTRQNADATEKALRMTQEARGDAERGRDASTRMVSAISQIKSSSDQTAKILKTIDEIAFQTNLLALNAAVEAARAGEAGKGFAVVAEEVRNLAQRCAEAARNTASLIEESQKNADGGVTVSTEVTGLLGQIASQVQKAEQLIREVAAGSREQAQGIDQINIAVAQMDKVTQINAATSEETASASEELSAQSEQLHEAITELVVVVEGARAQSAQGALGEKDKVWSVRRAAPPAPVKKLNVGERRKTVAKSGLLKVPTGSDVKSPEHVIPLEGEDMADF
- a CDS encoding PhoPQ-activated pathogenicity-related family protein, giving the protein MRHGVILGVVLLAVMFALSPAHANYLTTTKLGEGSVSPSVGSHWYVWYTKVNVSATPAPGWVFDHWEGSFAGQPASFSFRSTSDKWACAVFRPVTPSSATALVQYVGATDAATSYVINDIDGHTGWDGYEMTLTSQNWRSTAEVDRTLWQHDMVMARPWFHGDEVLYLINGGSYPLKHPSPDGTIAAAAIALGSIYAQIDQVPNQPLYFADEVNNARTEDEVLAYSLDKVLTTGDWTWAAHAAMVKAAVKGMNFIQKEVKTADKFIVVGASKRGWTTWLTAAVDPRVACVVPLVIDVFQLHKQVEHHWEAYGSYSPAIQDYVDFDLFCRAANDPLAPDLQNIVDPYRFISKFTMPALIINGSSDQFFLPDSSRFYLDELPNQADMRLRYFPNKDHYMEGVIDDYDNIYQIFSWGFNQVYGYDNPYIDWTVDGNGAITVTTSKTPDSVKLWQATNPTARDFRLETVGAIYTSSDLPQQGNGTYIGYCPPPAQGWTAYFVEADLGAQVFTTRIYVTPDIDPFDGLGCWE